A single region of the Eublepharis macularius isolate TG4126 chromosome 14, MPM_Emac_v1.0, whole genome shotgun sequence genome encodes:
- the MCAM gene encoding cell surface glycoprotein MUC18 isoform X1 — MTRSRLAHVALGCLFLASYCSKAEADGLEVSMPKVVEAEVGKEATIYCNFFIPENNSYFYVKWFYMERNERKEILSRTQDRVESKESEMKERINITDDFALTISKVTPRDAKTYLCQVGAGRAGFSEKQTELRVSKAPETSVTVENEGIGASKNELSKIATCTSQNGYPTPSITWYKDQQPLYSNGTETDIRNAVIRESNGLFTVSSTLFERVTKEDRDAFYHCQVDYSLMGVSKIFQTENFQIKVLYPSENVSFVIDGPKQELKEGDRVTLRCKADGNPEPDYTVFKGEDKLLDGPSGELILGNITKEDSGTYHCLVFEFEIMKELKASVNLSVNYIDEPKITPKHHEPLKEGEDSLLTCDAKGSKPLEFKWKRKGKVVSKGKQLQLVNVTHETLGNYSCVVTVPEVTGLSRSRHFFVSVHSKPQLTWEQRPRYAQVNELSSLSCTAISVPKATVLWSTHNGTSTHSYRNNQVNSTLQIQVTPEHLKSGINCTAQNSLGLAEHHFRLEKRPDTPPPTTGIDKQKQESKGVIIVAVIVGILVIAILGAVLYFLHKKGKLPCGRSGKQEITRPEAHKDEIVVEVKSDKLPEEAGLLPGANGEKRSAGDQGEKYIDLRN, encoded by the exons CAGAAGCAGATGGCCTGGAAGTCTCCATGCCAAAGGTAGTAGAGGCAGAAGTCGGGAAGGAAGCCACCATCTACTGCAACTTCTTCATCCCCGAGAACAACTCTTATTTCTACGTCAAATGGTTCTAT ATGGAGAGAAACGAGCGGAAGGAGATCTTGTCCAGGACCCAGGATAGGGTTGAATCCAAGGAGTCAGAGATGAAAGAACGAATTAACATCACCGATGATTTTGCCCTCACCATCAGCAAGGTCACCCCACGGGATGCCAAGACTTACCTGTGCCAGGTGGGAGCAGGCAGAGCCGGCTTTTCGGAGAAACAGACAGAGCTGCGTGTCTCAA AGGCTCCAGAAACATCAGTGACTGTTGAGAACGAGGGCATCGGGGCATCAAAAAATGAGCTTTCGAAG aTTGCAACATGCACCAGCCAGAATGGTTACCCTACCCCATCCATCACGTGGTACAAAGATCAACAACCACTGTATTCCAACGGGACAG AAACGGATATCCGCAATGCGGTCATCAGGGAGTCCAATGGGCTCTTCACGGTCAGCAGCACCCTCTTTGAACGAGTCACCAAAGAGGACCGCGACGCCTTCTACCACTGCCAAGTGGATTACAGCCTGATGGGCGTCAGCAAGATATTCCAGACAGAGAACTTCCAAATCAAAGTGCTTT atcCCTCTGAGAATGTCAGCTTCGTCATTGATGGACCTAAACAGGAACTGAAGGAAGGCGACCGGGTGACGCTGCGTTGCAAAGCGGATGGGAACCCTGAGCCCGATTACACGGTTTTCAAAGGGGAG GACAAGTTGCTGGATGGCCCCTCTGGAGAGCTGATCTTGGGAAACATCACCAAGGAGGACAGCGGCACCTATCATTGCCTAGTGTTTGAATTCGAGATAATGAAAGAACTGAAGGCCAGCGTCAACCTGTCTGTCAACT ATATCGACGAGCCCAAAATCACCCCAAAGCACCACGAACCTTTGAAGGAAGGGGAAGATTCCCTCCTTACCTGCGACGCAAAAGGCTCCAAGCCTTTGGAATTCAAGTGGAAAAGG AAGGGGAAAGTGGTATCGAAAGGAAAGCAACTCCAGTTGGTCAACGTCACCCATGAGACCTTGGGCAACTACAGCTGCGTGGTAACAGTGCCCGAAGTGACGGGCCTGAGCCGCTCCAGACATTTctttgtcagtgttcatt CAAAGCCCCAACTGACCTGGGAGCAGCGTCCACGGTATGCACAGGTGAACGAGCTCTCGAGCCTGTCATGCACCGCCATCTCCGTGCCCAAGGCCACCGTCTTGTGGAGTACACACAATGGAACG AGCACGCATTCGTACCGGAATAACCAGGTCAACAGTACACTCCAGATCCAGGTCACTCCAGAACATCTGAAATCTGGAATCAACTGCACAGCCCAAAATAGCCTTGGCTTGGCAGAGCACCATTTCAGGCTGGAGAAGA GACCAGACACACCTCCTCCTACTACCGGGATTG ATAAACAGAAGCAAGAGAGCAAAGGCGTCATCATCGTGGCTGTTATCGTTGGCATCCTGGTGATCGCCATCTTGGGTGCTGTCCTTTACTTCCTGCACAAGAAAGGGAAACTCCCCTGCGGGCGCTCCGGCAAACAAGAGAT CACAAGGCCTGAAGCACATAAAGACGAGATTGTAGTTGAAGTTAAGTCAGATAAACTTCCTGAAGAGGCGGGGCTTCTGCCGGGCGCCAACGGCGAAAAGAGATCTGCAGGCGACCAG GGAGAGAAATACATCGATCTGAGGAACTGA
- the MCAM gene encoding cell surface glycoprotein MUC18 isoform X2 produces the protein MTRSRLAHVALGCLFLASYCSKEADGLEVSMPKVVEAEVGKEATIYCNFFIPENNSYFYVKWFYMERNERKEILSRTQDRVESKESEMKERINITDDFALTISKVTPRDAKTYLCQVGAGRAGFSEKQTELRVSKAPETSVTVENEGIGASKNELSKIATCTSQNGYPTPSITWYKDQQPLYSNGTETDIRNAVIRESNGLFTVSSTLFERVTKEDRDAFYHCQVDYSLMGVSKIFQTENFQIKVLYPSENVSFVIDGPKQELKEGDRVTLRCKADGNPEPDYTVFKGEDKLLDGPSGELILGNITKEDSGTYHCLVFEFEIMKELKASVNLSVNYIDEPKITPKHHEPLKEGEDSLLTCDAKGSKPLEFKWKRKGKVVSKGKQLQLVNVTHETLGNYSCVVTVPEVTGLSRSRHFFVSVHSKPQLTWEQRPRYAQVNELSSLSCTAISVPKATVLWSTHNGTSTHSYRNNQVNSTLQIQVTPEHLKSGINCTAQNSLGLAEHHFRLEKRPDTPPPTTGIDKQKQESKGVIIVAVIVGILVIAILGAVLYFLHKKGKLPCGRSGKQEITRPEAHKDEIVVEVKSDKLPEEAGLLPGANGEKRSAGDQGEKYIDLRN, from the exons AAGCAGATGGCCTGGAAGTCTCCATGCCAAAGGTAGTAGAGGCAGAAGTCGGGAAGGAAGCCACCATCTACTGCAACTTCTTCATCCCCGAGAACAACTCTTATTTCTACGTCAAATGGTTCTAT ATGGAGAGAAACGAGCGGAAGGAGATCTTGTCCAGGACCCAGGATAGGGTTGAATCCAAGGAGTCAGAGATGAAAGAACGAATTAACATCACCGATGATTTTGCCCTCACCATCAGCAAGGTCACCCCACGGGATGCCAAGACTTACCTGTGCCAGGTGGGAGCAGGCAGAGCCGGCTTTTCGGAGAAACAGACAGAGCTGCGTGTCTCAA AGGCTCCAGAAACATCAGTGACTGTTGAGAACGAGGGCATCGGGGCATCAAAAAATGAGCTTTCGAAG aTTGCAACATGCACCAGCCAGAATGGTTACCCTACCCCATCCATCACGTGGTACAAAGATCAACAACCACTGTATTCCAACGGGACAG AAACGGATATCCGCAATGCGGTCATCAGGGAGTCCAATGGGCTCTTCACGGTCAGCAGCACCCTCTTTGAACGAGTCACCAAAGAGGACCGCGACGCCTTCTACCACTGCCAAGTGGATTACAGCCTGATGGGCGTCAGCAAGATATTCCAGACAGAGAACTTCCAAATCAAAGTGCTTT atcCCTCTGAGAATGTCAGCTTCGTCATTGATGGACCTAAACAGGAACTGAAGGAAGGCGACCGGGTGACGCTGCGTTGCAAAGCGGATGGGAACCCTGAGCCCGATTACACGGTTTTCAAAGGGGAG GACAAGTTGCTGGATGGCCCCTCTGGAGAGCTGATCTTGGGAAACATCACCAAGGAGGACAGCGGCACCTATCATTGCCTAGTGTTTGAATTCGAGATAATGAAAGAACTGAAGGCCAGCGTCAACCTGTCTGTCAACT ATATCGACGAGCCCAAAATCACCCCAAAGCACCACGAACCTTTGAAGGAAGGGGAAGATTCCCTCCTTACCTGCGACGCAAAAGGCTCCAAGCCTTTGGAATTCAAGTGGAAAAGG AAGGGGAAAGTGGTATCGAAAGGAAAGCAACTCCAGTTGGTCAACGTCACCCATGAGACCTTGGGCAACTACAGCTGCGTGGTAACAGTGCCCGAAGTGACGGGCCTGAGCCGCTCCAGACATTTctttgtcagtgttcatt CAAAGCCCCAACTGACCTGGGAGCAGCGTCCACGGTATGCACAGGTGAACGAGCTCTCGAGCCTGTCATGCACCGCCATCTCCGTGCCCAAGGCCACCGTCTTGTGGAGTACACACAATGGAACG AGCACGCATTCGTACCGGAATAACCAGGTCAACAGTACACTCCAGATCCAGGTCACTCCAGAACATCTGAAATCTGGAATCAACTGCACAGCCCAAAATAGCCTTGGCTTGGCAGAGCACCATTTCAGGCTGGAGAAGA GACCAGACACACCTCCTCCTACTACCGGGATTG ATAAACAGAAGCAAGAGAGCAAAGGCGTCATCATCGTGGCTGTTATCGTTGGCATCCTGGTGATCGCCATCTTGGGTGCTGTCCTTTACTTCCTGCACAAGAAAGGGAAACTCCCCTGCGGGCGCTCCGGCAAACAAGAGAT CACAAGGCCTGAAGCACATAAAGACGAGATTGTAGTTGAAGTTAAGTCAGATAAACTTCCTGAAGAGGCGGGGCTTCTGCCGGGCGCCAACGGCGAAAAGAGATCTGCAGGCGACCAG GGAGAGAAATACATCGATCTGAGGAACTGA
- the MCAM gene encoding cell surface glycoprotein MUC18 isoform X3 encodes MTRSRLAHVALGCLFLASYCSKAEADGLEVSMPKVVEAEVGKEATIYCNFFIPENNSYFYVKWFYMERNERKEILSRTQDRVESKESEMKERINITDDFALTISKVTPRDAKTYLCQVGAGRAGFSEKQTELRVSKAPETSVTVENEGIGASKNELSKIATCTSQNGYPTPSITWYKDQQPLYSNGTETDIRNAVIRESNGLFTVSSTLFERVTKEDRDAFYHCQVDYSLMGVSKIFQTENFQIKVLYPSENVSFVIDGPKQELKEGDRVTLRCKADGNPEPDYTVFKGEDKLLDGPSGELILGNITKEDSGTYHCLVFEFEIMKELKASVNLSVNYIDEPKITPKHHEPLKEGEDSLLTCDAKGSKPLEFKWKRKGKVVSKGKQLQLVNVTHETLGNYSCVVTVPEVTGLSRSRHFFVSVHSKPQLTWEQRPRYAQVNELSSLSCTAISVPKATVLWSTHNGTSTHSYRNNQVNSTLQIQVTPEHLKSGINCTAQNSLGLAEHHFRLEKRPDTPPPTTGIDKQKQESKGVIIVAVIVGILVIAILGAVLYFLHKKGKLPCGRSGKQEMERNTSI; translated from the exons CAGAAGCAGATGGCCTGGAAGTCTCCATGCCAAAGGTAGTAGAGGCAGAAGTCGGGAAGGAAGCCACCATCTACTGCAACTTCTTCATCCCCGAGAACAACTCTTATTTCTACGTCAAATGGTTCTAT ATGGAGAGAAACGAGCGGAAGGAGATCTTGTCCAGGACCCAGGATAGGGTTGAATCCAAGGAGTCAGAGATGAAAGAACGAATTAACATCACCGATGATTTTGCCCTCACCATCAGCAAGGTCACCCCACGGGATGCCAAGACTTACCTGTGCCAGGTGGGAGCAGGCAGAGCCGGCTTTTCGGAGAAACAGACAGAGCTGCGTGTCTCAA AGGCTCCAGAAACATCAGTGACTGTTGAGAACGAGGGCATCGGGGCATCAAAAAATGAGCTTTCGAAG aTTGCAACATGCACCAGCCAGAATGGTTACCCTACCCCATCCATCACGTGGTACAAAGATCAACAACCACTGTATTCCAACGGGACAG AAACGGATATCCGCAATGCGGTCATCAGGGAGTCCAATGGGCTCTTCACGGTCAGCAGCACCCTCTTTGAACGAGTCACCAAAGAGGACCGCGACGCCTTCTACCACTGCCAAGTGGATTACAGCCTGATGGGCGTCAGCAAGATATTCCAGACAGAGAACTTCCAAATCAAAGTGCTTT atcCCTCTGAGAATGTCAGCTTCGTCATTGATGGACCTAAACAGGAACTGAAGGAAGGCGACCGGGTGACGCTGCGTTGCAAAGCGGATGGGAACCCTGAGCCCGATTACACGGTTTTCAAAGGGGAG GACAAGTTGCTGGATGGCCCCTCTGGAGAGCTGATCTTGGGAAACATCACCAAGGAGGACAGCGGCACCTATCATTGCCTAGTGTTTGAATTCGAGATAATGAAAGAACTGAAGGCCAGCGTCAACCTGTCTGTCAACT ATATCGACGAGCCCAAAATCACCCCAAAGCACCACGAACCTTTGAAGGAAGGGGAAGATTCCCTCCTTACCTGCGACGCAAAAGGCTCCAAGCCTTTGGAATTCAAGTGGAAAAGG AAGGGGAAAGTGGTATCGAAAGGAAAGCAACTCCAGTTGGTCAACGTCACCCATGAGACCTTGGGCAACTACAGCTGCGTGGTAACAGTGCCCGAAGTGACGGGCCTGAGCCGCTCCAGACATTTctttgtcagtgttcatt CAAAGCCCCAACTGACCTGGGAGCAGCGTCCACGGTATGCACAGGTGAACGAGCTCTCGAGCCTGTCATGCACCGCCATCTCCGTGCCCAAGGCCACCGTCTTGTGGAGTACACACAATGGAACG AGCACGCATTCGTACCGGAATAACCAGGTCAACAGTACACTCCAGATCCAGGTCACTCCAGAACATCTGAAATCTGGAATCAACTGCACAGCCCAAAATAGCCTTGGCTTGGCAGAGCACCATTTCAGGCTGGAGAAGA GACCAGACACACCTCCTCCTACTACCGGGATTG ATAAACAGAAGCAAGAGAGCAAAGGCGTCATCATCGTGGCTGTTATCGTTGGCATCCTGGTGATCGCCATCTTGGGTGCTGTCCTTTACTTCCTGCACAAGAAAGGGAAACTCCCCTGCGGGCGCTCCGGCAAACAAGAGAT GGAGAGAAATACATCGATCTGA